AAGAACCCACCGGATACAAATCTTTAAAACACGCTCCTTTAACAACCATAAAACTGTCTGCGATCCCTTCAGCTGTCCCCGCAAATAACTCCAAATCTGCGAATAACTTCTTTTGATACTCTTTCATTTTTTCTAAGCCTGACCGCGCTTGGACAAGGAAAGCATTGAAACAAGAAATTTCAAATCCGCGAGTTTTAAGGATTTGGAGATTGTGATAAATTTGCGGAGTAACTCCATGAGTTCTAGCAACATTCAACAGATCCATGGCATCAAAATGTCTAACCCCCTGAAGGAGATTTTCCATCTGCTGTATATCCTTTTCCGAGAGAAACAATTTTCCAAGGCATCTTACAAGTTTACTCTGCAAGGTTTCAGAATCTAGTAACATAGATTTTCTCCAAACATCTTTCGTCCATGCCAGTATCGCCCCCAAGACGAACGACCGACAACCCCTGCTTTAAACCACTTGAATATTTACTTCAATCATTTACTCTGTTTGGCTCAAGACAGTCCACTATCTTGTCATAAGCAATAGGCAAGAGATCGTTGTTGAAGTCTAATAAATTTTTTAGGTTCCCTTCATCTAGTAATCTTTCAACAACCTTACCAATAGCCACTTTACTGTGAATCCATTTTCGCAGCGCAGGTTTATACATTCTGATTAAATGTTCAACCAAAGTTCTGAGTTCTATGGATCTATGCTTTACTTTCGCTTCGATTTCCATTTCATGATGGTGAACTTCTAAATTCCGGAAATGGTAGGTAACAGAGTCAATCGTTAGTTCAGCAAATACAAGACCGTCTCCTTCATGTAAAATAATATGTCTAACTTTTCTGTCAATTGTACGGTTCTGAACTACTATTAAGTTTAGATTCTGCATCACAATTTGAGGGGAAGCAAGATCGAAATTGGAACTCTGGTACCGTATGTTTATGCCCCTGTCCATAAGCTCTTCAACACACCTAACTAAGGCATCGTGAGACCAGGGCAATTCAACTTCAAATCGTTCTACGCCTCCCCAATCCGATGATTGTGCGCGATCTTTTAGCGTGAGAAAGAAGTTTGTATCAACCGTTCTAACCCTCAGAGCAAGCAATTGATTCTCTAACAGCTGATCGGGGGTATCAAAGTAAAAATCATGAATAGTTTCAGAATTCCGAGGTACCAACCTATACCTTCCGATTGAACGCAAAAGACTGATCTGATCTATAATTCCCCGCGGCGTCTCTGAACTAACAACTAAGGTCATCTCACGCTCTATTGAGTCCTGAAAGCCTGATGTCATCAAGTTTAGTAATATCCTCTAAAATATTCTGGACCAATTCCTTATGACTTTGACCCAGAAAACGTATTTAGTAAATCCTATGAGTAAATTCCAATAGGAGTAAACTGTTATTTATGAATTGTGTAATCCATTTTCAGATAACCGCTTAGGAATTCGGGTGCCTTGAAAGGATATACTCAAAAATCAAATGCGACATTTCATCTGCAGTCGTTCCATCTGTGTGATAGACTACGAACCATCTCCGTTCTTTGGCAAATTGTAAAAGCGTTTGACGGATTTGTGCTTGGTACTTGCAGTATGATTCAAAATCATCACCGCTAAATCCATCCCATTTCCCCATTTCTATGTTTTTAAATTTTGATCTTCTTTTCCAAGCGAGCTGCGGATCTATATCAAGCATAACAACAAGGTCGGGCTCATCAGTGGCATCAAAAATTGAAAAGAGCCACTCCTTATCAAAACCTTTATTTATGAATTTTGCGACAAAACGGTAATACCAGCTGTCAAATAGAATCAAGTTCCTCTGAGACCGATCACTTTTCAACCTAACACTCTGTATTGAAAACCAAGCTGCCATTAAAAACAGCCAATAATAATCCCCAAATACATTGTGCTTTTGTTCACCGAGGTTGGGGGGCCATAGAACTTCCCGTAATTTCGATACCTGATCTCGTATGTAAGGATGATCGAAGTCCGTAGAAGACTTTTCATGATATTGAATCTGCGGAATTCTATATTTTAGTTTTTCGTAAACCATCCTTGATATTGTGGTTTTTCCTGACCCATCAATACCCTCAAATGTTAGTAACATTTTTATTTCTCACTTTCATTGATTTAGTATAAGTCTTCATCAAACGCAACCTTGGATTAGTGTTTATACGGATCGATTCTTTGCTGGAAGTAGATAAAAATCATCAGTTTCATCTCTCCCAACAAATTCCCACCAGAACTTCAATCTACATAAGGTCTTAGACTTAAAAAAGACGTGCTTCCTAATCTTTCAATCTATTGTGCAATGTCCGTACGCTAATCCCTAATATCCTCGCCGTTTTCGTCCGATTTCCGTTCTGCCACGCCAAAGTGTCGCGGATGAAGGCTTCTTCAACAACCTTGAGGCTTGTACCGAGGGGAATATGGGTGGCTTGTCGGCTTTCAGATGCAAGTGCTTCTTGTGGAACGTTCGCGGGTGGCTGTCCAAACGCCAAAATTTCTTCAGGCAGATGTCTGGGTAGGATAACCTCTTCGTCGCTCAGGAGCACTGCACTGATTAATGCGTTTTCCAATTCTCTGACATTTCCTGGCCAGGGATAGGTTTGCAGACGGTCGAGTGTCTCTGGTGCCATTTTACGCACCGGCCGGTTGTAAGTCTTGCAATGTTGTTTGACAAAGTATTCCGCTAACACGCGAATGTCTTCTCGCCGTTCGCGTAAGGAGGGTAAAGCAACAGAAACAGCCTTCAGGCGATAGTAAAGATCTTTGCGGAAAGTGCCATTTTCAACCGCTTTTGCAAGGTGACAGTGCGTCGCTGCAACAACGCGAACATTCACTGGAATAGGCTTCGTTCCGCCGAGACGTTCAATCTCGTTTGTTTCAATAACTCGTAACAACTTTGCTTGCAAAGCAAGCGGCATATCCCCAATTTCATCAAGGAAAAGTGTGCCGTTGTGCGCCCTTTGAAATCTGCCGATATGTTGTGTTTTCGCGTCGGTAAACGCGCCTTTTTCATGTCCAAACAATTCACTCTCAAGCAGCATATCGGGAATCGCTGCGCAGTTGAGAGAAATCATCTTATTTCGCGCCCGCTCGCTGTTCTGATGTAAAGCACGTGCTATCAACTCTTTACCCGTCCCTGTTTCACCACAAATCAGTACTTTCGCTATTGTATCTGCGATTTTATCAACCTGTTTGAGAACTTTGAGCATCTGTGGACTTCTTCCAATAATGCTCTCGTAATTGCCGCGTAATGTATTTTCTGGGAGTCGACGAGAAGGGGCAAATTGCGGGATTCTGGGTTTTGTAATTGAGTGCGGTCCGTCTACGTGCTGTTGCGATGTATCTCCTTTGGTTCTATGAAGCATTACTTTTCCTATCTTTTTGAATTGAAATGTGGACGCTATCTATCTTATACCAATTCTAATTGATAATTCCTCTTAAAAGGTTGACTATTTTTCAGCGATGCTCGGTGCGGTTAGAAACCGCACCTACCGGGTGTGGTGTGAGTGGGTTCGGTTAATGCGAGATAAACTTTTAGAAATGGTATTACCTACCTTTTATACAATTTTCTACATCTTGTGGACCTCATAATATAATAACGCGGTTGAAGTGAAGTAAGGTTGCATAAAATGCATTGGACTGGAAAAAAGTGCGCTAACCCATGAAAAACTGTGTTAATTTTCGGTTGGATAGTAAATTTCCCAGACTTTAACGAGTGCCTTCGTAAAGTTTTCTGTCGGATAAATAGGCAGAAACGCGCTGCTGGGTTCTCCGCGTAGAAACGGTGCCGTAGCGGTTTCTTTACCCGTCAGCATGAGATGGGTTGCGGCGTGAGATTTCAGAAACTCCAACGCTTCGCGTTCAGTCTCAGCGAAATTAACGTGCTGTCGGTAGAGTGCTATCCGATGAGGCATGTAGTGGTCCTGATCAACAATAGTTTTAACCCCAGCGAGTACATTGAGCTGATTCCCGTGGTTCCAGTCGGCAGCTACAACAGCAGTGGAAGGTAGATTGTGCTTCATCCAAGCGAACGCCTGAGCGAGGCTGCCTCTTCCGGGTGTTGCTCTGTGAGATTTGATGGCAGTGGACATGGTACGATTTGCGTGCCCACCGACAGGTGCCCAGAACAGAATCAAGGTCAGCATTAGTGCGGGAATCGCTGTTTTTAAGAGAAGTTGGGGTAGGCGGTGTTTTACTTTAGCGGCATAAAAAGTGGTAAGGAAAAGGATAAGGTCCGCGGTAAAGAAGGCAATGGATACCCCAACAAAAAAGTTGAAGCGTTCTGCATCGCGTGTGAGTGCGATCCAGAAGAGCGACCATACGGCAAAGGTGATGTAGATGAGTTCATTCTCAACGGCAGCTTTTCGTTGCCATGCAAGCACAAGAAATCCGATGAGACAGGTAGCAATTGCGATACTGAATAAGAAATTGCCAACGAATACCCCAAAAAAGGAATCAAGTACGCTCCGATAAAAGGTTGTTCCGGTGAAGAGTATCAGCGAAACCGCAAATACCACTCCTTTCATTCTCCAAAATCGGAAGACTAACATGATAACCCCAAGACTCCCCAACATAAAGACACTGCCGTAGTGGGTCATCCAATACATCAGAAAAGTGCTTTGCAGTTCCTCAATACTCTGCATCAGCGTGCTTTGACTGAAAGGAACGGTGGTATCGGCAAAAGTGCCGCGTTGTATAAGGATATAACCGAGGCCGAGGGCAACACTTGCGAGGGTTAATCCGAGTGCGAGGGTGCGAGCGTGTCGTCGGAGATTCGCGGCAAAGGGGGACCTTGTGATGAGAAAATGCCGGAGGTAACGGATACCCAAAAGTGCAATCGGTGGTACGAGCATCAGGGCAGCGATGTGTGTCGAAAAGCCTTGCCCACTTCGATACGCCGCGGATGCAAGGTAGAGCAGTGGCACAAAGATACATACCCAGAGTAGATAGAATTCCAACCCATCTTCAGTTTCGGAGGTGAGAAATCGCCAGATTTCAATACAAAGGACGATGCTGAGAAAAACACCAAAGCCTTCCCAACTGAGCCCTCCAAGGAATACAACAAAACCGCTGGCGATTGTCCATAAAAGACGTTTGCGTGGATGATGCGGCTGTAGCGAGGTAAGATAGGTTGTGACAGCAAGGATACCGAGCATCAGGCACCAACTGTCTCTATCTCCAAAGCCAGCCGTACTCCGGGCGATCGCACCTGGGAGGGTCGCCAGAAGCACACCAACAATGCTCGAAAAAAGGACCCCAAAGGTTCGGGAGAAAAAGAGGCAAAGCACCCCAAGCCCTATGCAAAAGCAGACAACAGGCATATAAACGGTAACATGATACAGGGTGACGCTCGGAAATATCCACGCGACCGCTTTGTGAACGTAAGCGAGGGCATAACTGTAGAGATTGAGGGTTTGCCCTAAATCTCTACCGAGGGGCAGCCATCGACGCATATCCCGCTCTGGCAACTGCCCGTGTTCAGAGATGAGTTGCGCTTGCCGATAATAGAGATAACCATCCGAGCCAGTTAGCTGCCCCGATGGAACATTCGTGATGCCTTGGAAACGAATGAACGCGGCAAGGCATAAGATACTAACAATCAGAAGGGTAATACTTAATTTTTTTATCTTCATAATATAGTAAAGCCGATAATTACTTATACGCTGTACATCAGCGAGGTTAGGAAATCTCGCCTACCGTAGGTCGGGAGTGCAAATTTATTTTTAGAATGCACTATAATACTGACAAGTTTGACAAATTAGCAACTTATACCAATTCTAATTGATAATTCCTCTTAAAAGGTTGGCTATTTTTCAGCACTGCTCGGTGCGGTTAGAAACCGCACCTACTGGGTGTGACGTGAGTGGGTTCGGTTAATGCGAGATAAACTTTTAGAAATGGTATTACTTTACAGTGAAACCTGAAAATAATACCAATTCTAATTGATAATTCCTCTTAAAAGGTTGACTATTTTTCAGCACTGCTCGGTGCGGTTTCTAACCGCACCTACCGGGTGTGACGTGAGTGGGTTCGGTTAATGCGAGATAAACTTTTAGAAATGGTATTACTTTACAGTGAAACCTGAAAATAATACCAATTCTAATTGATAATTCCTCTTAAAAGGTTGACTATTTTTCAGCACTGCTCGGTGCGGTTTCTAACCGCACCTACCGGGTG
This genomic stretch from Candidatus Poribacteria bacterium harbors:
- a CDS encoding CYTH domain-containing protein gives rise to the protein MTSGFQDSIEREMTLVVSSETPRGIIDQISLLRSIGRYRLVPRNSETIHDFYFDTPDQLLENQLLALRVRTVDTNFFLTLKDRAQSSDWGGVERFEVELPWSHDALVRCVEELMDRGINIRYQSSNFDLASPQIVMQNLNLIVVQNRTIDRKVRHIILHEGDGLVFAELTIDSVTYHFRNLEVHHHEMEIEAKVKHRSIELRTLVEHLIRMYKPALRKWIHSKVAIGKVVERLLDEGNLKNLLDFNNDLLPIAYDKIVDCLEPNRVND
- a CDS encoding sigma-54 dependent transcriptional regulator, coding for MLHRTKGDTSQQHVDGPHSITKPRIPQFAPSRRLPENTLRGNYESIIGRSPQMLKVLKQVDKIADTIAKVLICGETGTGKELIARALHQNSERARNKMISLNCAAIPDMLLESELFGHEKGAFTDAKTQHIGRFQRAHNGTLFLDEIGDMPLALQAKLLRVIETNEIERLGGTKPIPVNVRVVAATHCHLAKAVENGTFRKDLYYRLKAVSVALPSLRERREDIRVLAEYFVKQHCKTYNRPVRKMAPETLDRLQTYPWPGNVRELENALISAVLLSDEEVILPRHLPEEILAFGQPPANVPQEALASESRQATHIPLGTSLKVVEEAFIRDTLAWQNGNRTKTARILGISVRTLHNRLKD